DNA from Nitrospira sp.:
GTGTCTTCCATTGCATGATCGAGTTGTGCCAACTCCCGGTACATCCGGATCACTTCCAACGCCTTTTCACGAAGATTGTGTGCCTTCTCCGTATTCAGCGCGAGAATCTGATAAGCGGCAGCAGCTTCTGGAACCACGATCGCGATAATGCTCTTCGCCCCCAGGGTCCGCATGGCGGACAGGCGATGGTTGCCGTTCGGCGTCCAGTACTTCGCCGCATGGTCGGGTTTTGCGATTCGCACGGTGATGATGGGATCGAGAAAGCGACCGATTTTCCCGATGACCGCTTCCAACTTCCGGACATGCGTATCAGAGATATTGCGTTGATAGGGTGTCGGCTCCACCAGCTCGATCGGCAAAGCGGCTAGGACCAACCAATGTCCGCCGTAGGGTTCGCGATAGATCGAGAGGACTTTCCCGCGATCCTGTTCGATCGCCTGATGTAACTCGGCCACGACACCCGGCGGTGCGGCAGCCTGCAACTCATCCGCAGCGAGGCCGGCGGAGGCTCCGACTGGTTTCCGACGCCGCCTCGCTCCTTTGGGTAGCGGCGGTTTTTTCGCTTTCTGTTGGGCCACCGCGATATGGTAGGACAGAGCCATGGAAAAGGAAAGTCCCAACCAACGGATGCTTCGCATCGGCCATCGCGGCGCCTGCGGGTACGCACCGGAAAATACCCTGGCCTCCATCGAGCGCGCGATCGAACTCCGATGCGCCTTCACGGAAGTGGATATCCAACGAACTTCCGACGATGAACTGGTCCTCCTGCATGACGAGCGGGTAGACCGCACAACGAACGGTCACGGGCTTGTTTCTGACTTGACTCTTTCAGATATTCGAAAGCTGGATGCCGGTGACGGTCAGAGGGTTCCGACGCTGGAGGAGGCTCTCAGGGCCGCCAAGGGACGAATTGGATTGATTCTGGAGCTGAAGACCAAAGGGTTAGCCCATGATGTCTGCACGATTGTCGGCGCTGGCGGCCTGGACCGGTCGGTTATCTATGCCTCGTTTCTGCACGAAGAACTTCAGCATATACGAAGAATTGATCCGCACGCCGACACGTTGGCCCTCTTCAAGTGGTTTTCCAAGGTCCCTGTCGCCGCAGCCCTCAAACTGCAAGCCACGCACGTGGGCCTCCGTTTCAATACCGCTACAAAACGTCGGGTGAAGGCACTCCACAAGGCGGAGCTGACCGTGTTCGTCTATACCGTTAACAATCCTGCCGAGATCAAGGAGATGAAAACGCTCGGTGTGGATGGGATTATTTCGAACTTCCCGGATCGCATTTGATCAGCGCACGAAGAAGGGATGGTTCAGAAACAGCGCGGGCGACCTTGCACTACGGTGGGAGGTCGCCCGCGATTTGGCGCTTAGGACGCCGAAAATATTATGTTGAGCTCTGTTGTCGCGGCCCTCAAGACCCACACGATACTGCTGGTGATCCAAGGTTCCCAGTCGGGGGAGACCTCGTCAATCCCGGGTGCCTGTGTTCCTCATGCTACCAAAGATCTCTCCACTCATGAATGGCTTTCACCCTGATGAGGGCTCTATGTGCCGATCCGGCACAGCCGGCGGAGAACTGGTCAGCATGACCGACAAGAAACCCACCCTTGCACCGGTGGGCCTAAAGGGCCAGGTGGCGTCGTGTCGTTCATCTCCACCCTCCTCTCGCGATGAAGTCACCGAGAGACCTGGATGGCAGCCGCGCGTACTACCCGATCTCTCGACCTTCGATTGATAGATGGGCCGCAAGCCTCTCACTACGCCCATTAGGAGATCTTGTCAAGAGTCACGTTGCGTCTCTGGGAACCGATGCATAAGGCATAGCAGAAGCCGACCAGCATGCTACGGCTGCTTCTGAACATCCTGGGCACAGCGGAAGCCCACATTCGGATCCTGCTCGGTCGGATCACTCTTCGTGCGAAACGACGACCGCAGCCGATACGGGGTATTGAGGTACGATCCACCCCGCTGAACCTTTACCGTCCCCTCTCCGGGACCACGCGGATTGATGGCCGGGCCGTTGATAAAGCTGGAATAAAAGTCCTCGGCGTACCAGTCCATCACCCATTCGTAGAGATTCCCCGCCAGATCCTGCACACCGTACGGACTTTGTCCCATGTGGTGATCGCCGATGACCGACACGGTCTCCGCGCCGCCTTCCTTTAACCCATAGACCGCATGCACCGGAGTCGGTGGATCATTGCCCCATGGATAGACCCGTTCGTCAGTTCCACGCGCAGCCTTTTCCCATTCGGCTTCTGTGGGAAGCCGCTTGCCTATCCAGAGGCAGTACCCCATCGCATCCATCCAGTTCACCCAGCGGACAGGATGTTCGGCATGGATCAGGGGCGTTTCCTTGTCCGTGAATCCCCAAGGAGGTTCGCTCTGGATGGCCTCCACGTACTTGGCGAATCGCCGGTTCGTCACTTCGAATTTGTCCATGTAGAACGCATTGAGATACACGCGGTGCACAGGGGCTTCGTCTTCATCACCCTTATCGCTTCCCATCACAAACTCACCGGCCGGCACCAGCACCATCGGCGCACCATCTTTCCCCATGACTTCCGGAGAGGCCGCAGTCAGCACAGTCAGCTGATACGCAGCGCCACCGTTGGTCGGTGACTTGCTCCTCTCTCCAGCCTTGTGATCGCCGTTGGAACCAGGCGGTTTCGCCGGCACGGGAAGAGGATCGGATCTTAGCGAGGTTGGTGGAACGGACTCGGGCTTAGCTGTCCGGTTTTCGGTCGCCGCTGCAGACCCTGCCTGTAGAGAGAGGGTCACGACACCAGCAATACATACAGTAAAAATTCGTCGGACATCCATACCTTGGCCTCGCCCGATAATAAGGTACCGAAAACGTATGGCCAAATCCAGCCCACCTCGACCCAACCCCGCTGCGGCTCGACGACGGCAGTCCGTCGAACATGATGGCGGGTGATTGTGTCTAGAGTTGCACTTACCGGTCGTCCGGTGTAGCGTAGTCGTCAGGATGTCGGTCTCGATTTTTTCCTCCATCCATAAGCGCCTTCCTCTTGTTGCCGGTGCCCTTCTTGCCGCTCTGGCCATCGGCTTTTCCGGCTGTGGCGCTCCCTGGCGAGATACCTATTTCAAGGAAGGGGTTGGTCGGCTGACACAGGAGGATATTCGGGAGCGACTGGGTCCCCCACACACGGCGAAGACCCCGGCTCTCGGCGGGGATAGTCTCTGGACCTATCGGTTCGCGCTCGGCGACCAGGACCTCACCCCGTGGAATACCTCGGTCATCGCCGACGCTTCCAACTCGGTCACCAGCTTGATGGGCAAGGGAGGAGAGAGCGCCAAACGTACGTTGTATTGCTATCGGTACACATTGACGTTCTCCGAGGACAAAATCCTCAAGACCTGGAAACGTGAGGAATGCGTTCCTGGTACCCGCGATACACTGACCGTCAACTAGAGAATGATCGTGTCCCAAATCGAGTGGTTTGGAATCGACAGTTCCGTCGCGTTGGACGGATTGAAGTCGTTGATCCTCTTGCTGACGTTGGTCGTCGTCAGGTCGTTGATCGTGCGTTGGATCGCTCACAATCCGACGCTCTCGATGGAATCGAAACGCCGCTGGGTCGTCACGACCCGGAACTCGGTCGTCTTCGCATTTCTCATCGGTCTCGCGATCATCTGGGCTCACGAACTGCAAGTCTTTGCCGTTTCGCTCGTCGCATTGGCGGCGGCGTTCGTCTTGGCGACGAAAGAGCTGCTCCTCTGCTGGAGCGGCGCGGCGCTTCGAGTGGGTGGTAAAGTCTATGCCGTCGGTGATCGAATCCAAATCGCAGGCCATCGTGGAATCGTGCTGGATCACGATGTCTTTGCGACGAAGCTATTGGAGATCGGTCCCGGCCAATCCGCTCATCTCTATACCGGCCGTGTGACGGTTTTTCCCAACAGCCTGTTGTTCACGAACCCATTGATCAAAGAAAACCCTGAGCAGGAATACGGGCTCTACACAGTCGTGGTGCCCATCAAGAATGACGAGCATTGGCAACGAGAGGAGCGGAATCTGCTGGAGGCGGCGAAAACCGAATGCGCGCCGTTCATGGAAGAAGCTGTGCGGCAGATGAAGCTGCTCGAGAAGACCAATTTACTGGAAGCGCCTTCTCCGGAACCACGCATCACGATCCAACTGCCCGAATCCGGAAAGATCCATCTGGTGCTCCGATTCCCGGCTCCAGATCGGGGACGTTCCCGTATCGAGCAAGCAATCCTGCGTCGGTATCTCATCGGATCGACCACAGTCAACTGACCAGCTCATAGAGTTTCAACCCGACAAAGGCCGAGGGCTCCCTTCGTTGACGAAGGAAGCCCTCTGATGACCTTGTGCGATCAAATTAGTGTCTTACTTCGGAAACGACTTCGGCGCGGAGACATGTTGCCACCCTTCGCCGTTGAGCGTATGGAGAAACTCCACCAGGTCATGCTTTTCCTGATCCGTCAGCTCCAGCGGAATAATGAGATTGTCCTGGTGGGGATTCTTGACACCACCCTTGTTGTAGAAATCGACGACTGCTTCAAGAGTCTTGAATCGCCCGTCGTGCATGTATGGAGCGCTTCGAGCGATCTCCCGCAAGGTCGGGGTCTTAAATGCACCGAGTTCCTCAGGGTTCTGAGTGACCATGTAACGGCCAAGATCTACTTTATTGTCGTCCCAGCCGATGCCGAGGTTGTGAAACTTTTCGTCGGTGAAATTGAACCCGGAATGGCACTTGGTGCAACGTGCCTTATCACGGAACAGGAGAAGGCCCCTCTGAGCGGCTTCCGGAATGGCCCCTGTTTCCCCTCCCT
Protein-coding regions in this window:
- a CDS encoding glycerophosphodiester phosphodiesterase family protein, with translation MEKESPNQRMLRIGHRGACGYAPENTLASIERAIELRCAFTEVDIQRTSDDELVLLHDERVDRTTNGHGLVSDLTLSDIRKLDAGDGQRVPTLEEALRAAKGRIGLILELKTKGLAHDVCTIVGAGGLDRSVIYASFLHEELQHIRRIDPHADTLALFKWFSKVPVAAALKLQATHVGLRFNTATKRRVKALHKAELTVFVYTVNNPAEIKEMKTLGVDGIISNFPDRI
- a CDS encoding formylglycine-generating enzyme family protein, which encodes MDVRRIFTVCIAGVVTLSLQAGSAAATENRTAKPESVPPTSLRSDPLPVPAKPPGSNGDHKAGERSKSPTNGGAAYQLTVLTAASPEVMGKDGAPMVLVPAGEFVMGSDKGDEDEAPVHRVYLNAFYMDKFEVTNRRFAKYVEAIQSEPPWGFTDKETPLIHAEHPVRWVNWMDAMGYCLWIGKRLPTEAEWEKAARGTDERVYPWGNDPPTPVHAVYGLKEGGAETVSVIGDHHMGQSPYGVQDLAGNLYEWVMDWYAEDFYSSFINGPAINPRGPGEGTVKVQRGGSYLNTPYRLRSSFRTKSDPTEQDPNVGFRCAQDVQKQP
- a CDS encoding mechanosensitive ion channel; translation: MSQIEWFGIDSSVALDGLKSLILLLTLVVVRSLIVRWIAHNPTLSMESKRRWVVTTRNSVVFAFLIGLAIIWAHELQVFAVSLVALAAAFVLATKELLLCWSGAALRVGGKVYAVGDRIQIAGHRGIVLDHDVFATKLLEIGPGQSAHLYTGRVTVFPNSLLFTNPLIKENPEQEYGLYTVVVPIKNDEHWQREERNLLEAAKTECAPFMEEAVRQMKLLEKTNLLEAPSPEPRITIQLPESGKIHLVLRFPAPDRGRSRIEQAILRRYLIGSTTVN